One Campylobacter concisus DNA segment encodes these proteins:
- a CDS encoding ATP-dependent metallopeptidase FtsH/Yme1/Tma family protein, with amino-acid sequence MQKFKFNKKNILIIAAVALIIALIFAVSKEPRNITYSQYMQLMDGNFIDKAVIDEDEVILYAQNNRFAIIKEGIDIKELIKKVPVERSVQYITPGMVWGSIIFVCLVLWYSYIFRAIKKKEESLLNKKDGALEIESVLNQNAMPVISNVRFSDVAGISEVKSELSEIVDFLKNPQKYRNFGIKMPKGVLMIGPPGVGKTLVAKAVAGEANVPFFYQNGASFVQIYVGMGAKRVRELFSRAKSYAPSIVFIDEIDAVGKSRGGARNDEREATLNQLLTEMDGFEDNSGVIVIAATNRIEMIDEALLRSGRFDRRIFLSMPDYNDRVAILNTYLKDKNCEVPAEDIARMSVGFSGAALSTLVNEAAINALRNGESVLRMRDFEAVLNKVLLGKKKVLSYSESEKKIQAIYQGAKALSAYWFDVKFEKISLIEDRFMATEQEIESKSQMLSRIKVLISGMCKLEIDENDIFSNSSNDLNLAKEIASKMVYEYGMGNSFVPNPNDVEEILKQAKDEIMSFLKGTNEQIARISSYLLAYESVDKETLAKILNENY; translated from the coding sequence ATGCAAAAATTTAAATTTAACAAGAAAAACATCCTGATAATAGCCGCTGTGGCTCTGATAATAGCGCTAATTTTTGCTGTGAGCAAAGAGCCACGAAACATCACCTACTCGCAATATATGCAACTAATGGATGGAAATTTCATCGATAAAGCGGTCATCGACGAAGACGAGGTCATCCTCTATGCGCAAAATAATCGCTTTGCCATCATAAAAGAGGGCATAGACATAAAAGAGCTCATCAAAAAGGTCCCAGTCGAGCGAAGCGTGCAGTATATCACTCCTGGCATGGTCTGGGGAAGCATCATCTTTGTTTGCCTTGTGCTTTGGTACTCCTATATTTTTAGGGCTATTAAGAAAAAAGAGGAGAGCCTTTTAAACAAAAAAGATGGCGCTTTAGAGATAGAAAGCGTGCTAAACCAAAATGCGATGCCAGTTATCTCAAACGTGAGATTTAGCGATGTGGCAGGCATTAGTGAGGTCAAAAGTGAGCTTAGCGAGATAGTTGATTTTCTTAAAAATCCGCAAAAATATAGAAATTTTGGTATCAAAATGCCAAAAGGCGTGCTAATGATAGGTCCTCCAGGCGTTGGTAAGACGCTTGTGGCAAAGGCAGTCGCTGGCGAGGCAAATGTGCCGTTTTTTTACCAAAATGGTGCAAGCTTTGTGCAAATTTATGTCGGAATGGGCGCAAAAAGAGTTAGAGAGCTATTTAGCAGAGCCAAATCTTACGCACCTTCAATCGTCTTTATCGACGAGATAGACGCTGTTGGCAAGAGCAGGGGTGGGGCTAGAAACGACGAGCGAGAAGCCACGCTTAATCAGTTGCTAACCGAGATGGACGGCTTTGAAGATAATTCAGGCGTCATCGTCATAGCTGCGACAAACAGGATAGAGATGATCGACGAGGCGCTACTTAGATCGGGTCGCTTTGATAGGCGTATATTTTTATCAATGCCTGACTATAACGACAGGGTGGCGATCCTAAACACATATCTAAAAGATAAAAATTGCGAAGTGCCAGCTGAAGATATCGCTAGGATGAGCGTTGGCTTTTCTGGTGCAGCACTTAGCACGCTTGTAAATGAAGCTGCGATAAATGCCCTAAGAAACGGCGAGAGCGTGCTTAGGATGAGGGACTTTGAGGCTGTTTTAAACAAGGTCTTGCTCGGCAAGAAAAAGGTGCTAAGCTACAGCGAGAGCGAGAAGAAAATTCAAGCCATCTATCAAGGCGCAAAAGCGCTAAGTGCATACTGGTTTGATGTGAAATTTGAAAAAATTTCGCTCATAGAAGACCGCTTTATGGCGACTGAGCAAGAGATCGAGTCAAAGTCGCAGATGCTCTCACGCATAAAGGTGCTTATCTCTGGCATGTGCAAGCTTGAGATAGATGAGAACGACATCTTTTCAAACTCAAGTAACGATCTAAATTTAGCAAAAGAGATCGCTTCAAAGATGGTTTATGAGTATGGCATGGGAAATTCTTTCGTGCCAAATCCAAACGACGTGGAAGAAATTTTAAAACAAGCAAAAGATGAGATAATGTCATTTTTAAAGGGCACAAACGAGCAAATCGCAAGGATAAGCTCATATCTGCTTGCTTATGAAAGTGTAGATAAAGAGACGCTTGCTAAAATTTTAAATGAAAACTACTAA
- the mog gene encoding molybdopterin adenylyltransferase, translating to MKAKIGILTMSDRASEGTYEDKSGPAIKEVLDGWIVSEREYFYEVIPDELDLIKERLVHMIDVLGCDLVLTTGGTGPAVRDVTPEATEAVCEKMMPGFGELMRAASLQYVPTAILSRQTAGIRGHALIINLPGQPKAIKECLEPVFPAVPYCIDLIEGAFIETDENVMKVFRPKQKKIS from the coding sequence ATGAAAGCAAAAATAGGAATTCTGACTATGTCAGATCGCGCAAGTGAGGGCACATACGAGGACAAATCAGGCCCAGCGATCAAAGAGGTACTTGATGGTTGGATAGTAAGCGAGAGAGAGTATTTTTACGAGGTGATCCCAGATGAGCTTGATCTCATAAAAGAGAGGCTCGTGCACATGATAGACGTGCTAGGATGCGACCTTGTGCTAACAACTGGAGGCACTGGACCAGCTGTAAGAGACGTCACTCCAGAGGCTACTGAGGCAGTTTGTGAGAAGATGATGCCAGGCTTTGGCGAGCTAATGAGAGCTGCAAGCTTGCAATACGTCCCAACAGCGATCCTATCACGCCAAACAGCAGGCATCAGAGGCCATGCGCTCATCATAAATTTACCAGGTCAGCCAAAGGCGATAAAAGAGTGCTTGGAGCCGGTATTTCCAGCGGTGCCATACTGCATCGATCTTATAGAGGGTGCATTTATCGAGACTGATGAAAACGTGATGAAAGTTTTCCGCCCTAAACAAAAGAAAATTTCATAA
- the htpG gene encoding molecular chaperone HtpG, which translates to MADKFEFQTEVNDLLNLMIHSLYSNKEIFLRELISNSNDALDKLNYLCLTDEKYKSLSYTPRIDIKVDEKAKILTISDNGIGMDKDELIANLGTIARSGTKGFMQSLSGDAKKDSSLIGQFGVGFYSAFMVASKIEVISKRALGEKAYKWTSDAKSYEIEEASKDGFGTDIILHLNDDEFANSWRIEEIVKKYSNHIPYPIFMDKESYVAPKEGEKEGTYESKNEQINKANALWRVSKSSLKEQDYNDFYKQISHDSSDPLLYIHTKAEGKIEYSTLFYVPSTEPFDLFRVDYQSGVKLYVKRVFITDDAKELLPPYLRFIKGVIDVEDLPLNVSREILQENAIMRTVKEQSVKKILSELVKVKDNDREKYIKFYKLFGKVLKEGLYGFNAEKEQILDLCLFKSSKRDGLISLKEYKEAMKEDQKSIYYISGNNENMLRNSPLLESFKKNDIEVLIMDEEIDTIVMPMVNEFDKTPLKSVSHADINDEIKNDEKVDESKVANTLVKMKEILKDEVKDVRLSSRLSSSAAVLIYDKNDPDYAMQEMLKQMGQGANAPKVKPILEINADHEIFAKLEKNEAMVYDIAPLLLDMARLNEGMSLENPAKFSELLTKVMIKAI; encoded by the coding sequence ATGGCAGATAAATTTGAATTTCAGACCGAGGTCAATGACCTTTTAAATTTAATGATCCACTCTCTTTACTCAAATAAAGAGATATTTTTAAGAGAGCTCATATCAAACTCAAACGACGCACTTGACAAGCTAAACTACCTATGCTTGACAGATGAAAAGTATAAAAGCTTAAGCTATACTCCAAGGATCGACATAAAGGTCGATGAAAAAGCCAAAATTTTAACTATCAGCGACAACGGTATCGGCATGGATAAAGATGAGCTTATCGCAAATTTAGGCACCATTGCAAGAAGTGGTACAAAGGGCTTTATGCAAAGCTTAAGCGGCGATGCAAAGAAAGATAGCTCGCTCATTGGCCAGTTTGGTGTGGGCTTTTACTCAGCATTTATGGTGGCAAGCAAGATCGAAGTCATAAGCAAACGTGCGCTTGGTGAGAAAGCCTATAAATGGACATCTGACGCAAAAAGCTACGAGATCGAAGAGGCTAGCAAAGATGGCTTTGGCACGGATATAATCCTGCATTTAAACGACGATGAATTTGCAAATTCTTGGCGCATAGAGGAGATAGTCAAAAAGTATTCAAACCACATCCCTTATCCTATATTTATGGATAAAGAGAGCTACGTCGCACCAAAAGAAGGCGAAAAAGAAGGCACATACGAGAGCAAAAATGAGCAGATAAACAAGGCAAATGCGCTTTGGAGAGTAAGCAAATCAAGCCTCAAAGAGCAAGACTACAACGACTTTTATAAGCAAATTTCACACGACAGCAGCGACCCGCTACTTTATATCCACACAAAGGCCGAGGGCAAGATCGAGTATTCGACGCTATTTTATGTGCCAAGCACTGAGCCGTTTGATCTCTTTAGGGTTGATTATCAAAGTGGCGTGAAGCTCTATGTGAAGAGGGTTTTTATAACTGACGATGCAAAAGAGCTTTTGCCACCGTATTTAAGATTTATCAAAGGCGTGATCGATGTTGAGGATCTGCCGCTAAATGTTAGCCGCGAAATTTTGCAAGAAAATGCGATAATGCGAACTGTTAAAGAGCAAAGTGTGAAGAAAATTTTAAGTGAGCTTGTAAAAGTAAAAGATAACGACCGCGAAAAATACATAAAATTTTACAAACTATTTGGCAAGGTTTTAAAAGAGGGACTTTATGGCTTTAATGCTGAAAAAGAGCAAATTTTAGATCTTTGCCTGTTTAAAAGCTCAAAAAGAGACGGGCTTATCAGTTTAAAAGAGTACAAAGAGGCGATGAAAGAGGATCAAAAGTCGATCTACTACATCAGCGGCAACAACGAAAATATGCTAAGAAATTCGCCGCTTCTTGAGAGCTTTAAGAAAAACGACATCGAAGTATTAATAATGGATGAAGAGATCGACACGATCGTCATGCCAATGGTCAATGAATTTGACAAAACACCTCTAAAATCAGTCTCGCACGCTGATATCAACGACGAGATCAAAAACGACGAGAAGGTCGATGAGAGCAAGGTTGCAAACACACTTGTTAAGATGAAAGAGATATTAAAAGACGAGGTAAAAGACGTTAGACTAAGCTCAAGGCTCTCAAGCTCGGCTGCGGTGCTAATATATGACAAAAACGATCCTGATTACGCTATGCAAGAGATGCTAAAACAGATGGGACAAGGCGCAAATGCTCCAAAAGTTAAGCCGATCTTGGAGATAAATGCTGATCATGAAATTTTCGCAAAACTTGAGAAAAACGAGGCGATGGTTTATGATATAGCGCCTTTGCTTCTTGATATGGCAAGGCTAAATGAGGGTATGAGCCTAGAAAATCCAGCTAAATTTTCAGAACTTCTAACAAAAGTGATGATAAAAGCTATATAA